One segment of Polyangiaceae bacterium DNA contains the following:
- a CDS encoding sigma-54-dependent Fis family transcriptional regulator yields the protein MAKILVVDDQRNMRTTLALMLRSAGYEVDEASDGKEGGDRGAKGAYDLVLTDLRMGASDGIAVLRAVKELHATTEVIVMTAYGTIESAVEAMRLGAFDYIQKPFTEQELLVKVERAIASRRLTNQVSLFATEFRERYKFENIIGRSQAIREVLSRIVKVAPTDATVLITGESGTGKELVAKAVHANSKRAERPFVPVNCAAISETLLESELFGHARGSFTGAVAARKGLFEEADGGTFFFDEIAETPLTFQAKLLRAIQENEIRRVGENKPIRIDVRIIAATNQDLLTAVAEKRFRQDLYYRLNVARFMLPPLRERREDIPLLFQFFLDKYNRKMNTRAHVGDGVIEALVQYDFPGNIRELENLVEQAVALSGGGVITLDDIGIAPPAAPNAQPAAGKALSDVVDAAERLAIENALRDCEGSREKAADALGISATTLWRKMTRLNITYP from the coding sequence ATGGCAAAGATTCTGGTCGTCGATGATCAGCGCAACATGCGCACGACGCTGGCATTGATGTTGCGCAGCGCCGGCTACGAGGTCGACGAAGCGAGTGACGGCAAAGAAGGCGGCGATCGCGGAGCCAAAGGTGCTTACGACTTGGTCCTGACCGACCTGCGCATGGGCGCAAGCGACGGCATCGCCGTGCTCCGCGCCGTCAAGGAGTTGCATGCCACCACCGAAGTCATCGTGATGACCGCGTACGGCACCATCGAGAGTGCCGTCGAAGCCATGCGTCTCGGCGCCTTCGACTACATCCAGAAGCCTTTCACCGAGCAGGAGTTGCTGGTGAAAGTCGAGCGAGCCATCGCGAGCCGAAGGCTCACGAACCAAGTGTCGCTCTTCGCGACCGAGTTTCGTGAACGCTACAAGTTCGAGAACATCATTGGCCGATCACAGGCCATCCGCGAGGTGCTCTCGCGCATCGTCAAGGTTGCTCCGACCGACGCCACGGTGCTCATCACGGGCGAAAGCGGCACCGGCAAGGAGCTCGTCGCCAAGGCGGTCCATGCCAATTCCAAGCGCGCCGAACGCCCGTTCGTCCCGGTGAACTGCGCGGCCATCAGCGAAACGCTGCTCGAGAGCGAGCTGTTCGGGCATGCGCGAGGTTCGTTCACGGGCGCCGTCGCAGCTCGCAAGGGCCTCTTCGAAGAAGCCGACGGTGGAACGTTTTTCTTCGACGAGATCGCGGAAACGCCCCTCACGTTTCAAGCCAAACTCTTGCGCGCCATCCAAGAGAACGAGATCCGCCGGGTTGGGGAAAACAAACCCATCCGCATCGACGTACGGATCATCGCTGCGACAAACCAGGATCTGCTCACCGCCGTCGCAGAAAAGCGCTTCCGTCAAGACCTCTACTACCGCCTCAACGTCGCGCGTTTCATGCTGCCCCCACTCCGCGAGCGGCGCGAAGACATCCCGCTTTTGTTCCAGTTCTTCCTCGACAAGTACAACCGCAAGATGAACACGCGGGCGCACGTAGGCGATGGCGTCATCGAAGCGCTCGTGCAGTACGACTTCCCGGGTAACATCCGCGAGCTTGAGAACCTCGTCGAACAAGCCGTGGCTCTTTCGGGCGGCGGCGTCATCACGCTGGACGACATCGGCATCGCGCCGCCCGCGGCCCCCAATGCGCAACCGGCGGCCGGCAAAGCGCTCTCCGACGTGGTCGATGCCGCCGAACGTCTCGCCATCGAAAACGCTCTCCGCGACTGCGAGGGCAGCCGCGAAAAAGCAGCCGACGCGCTCGGCATCAGCGCCACCACGCTTTGGCGCAAGATGACGCGGCTCAATATTACGTACCCGTAG
- a CDS encoding (2Fe-2S)-binding protein, whose amino-acid sequence MYVCICMAVTEQDIRDAAASGLCTPMEVMEKTGAGTRCGTCRPTIATLIDGKASTEASAGPSTTRRFRTYSAGALRSA is encoded by the coding sequence ATGTACGTCTGCATTTGCATGGCAGTGACGGAACAGGACATCCGGGACGCAGCGGCGTCTGGATTGTGTACGCCAATGGAAGTGATGGAGAAGACAGGTGCCGGCACACGTTGTGGCACTTGCCGACCGACCATCGCGACGCTCATCGACGGCAAGGCATCCACCGAGGCATCGGCGGGCCCTTCGACGACGCGTCGGTTCAGGACGTACTCGGCAGGAGCGCTCCGTTCTGCCTAA
- a CDS encoding DUF481 domain-containing protein → MRISAFTSSLLIVFAAATAHAQTGTPPPDAEALASGPSGPADAPTIDKPKADSTAVTVSAGGLFTSGNSRTIALTLNGAFDMRRGNNGFGASVLGNYGEAAPSPNDPMVTSAENVQGRIRYDRYFGDSVSIFLIGTGRYDRFQGLAFRLNLDPGVKYIFVKSAKTALWAEAGYDFQYDVRTEAGRRELDGDGNPTGVLLDPTRIDHSARVFAGFRRAFTEDVTFSTGLEYLQSFITTDLGDMNSRFNFNAVLAAKLFKGFSLGLGFNAAYDRLPIPGREQLDTTTTLSLIYGWAQTAEKPKKEEPKCPPCPEAKPGAAPADPKAPATPAAPETPAAPQTPDAAGTTTTTPDAAPATPPATPAPSGGDAATPQPQP, encoded by the coding sequence ATGCGTATTTCGGCGTTCACCTCGAGTTTGCTCATCGTTTTTGCGGCAGCGACGGCGCACGCCCAAACGGGCACGCCGCCTCCCGACGCCGAGGCGCTCGCGTCCGGTCCCTCGGGTCCTGCGGATGCCCCCACGATCGACAAACCAAAGGCAGATTCCACAGCCGTGACCGTGTCGGCAGGCGGGCTTTTTACGAGCGGCAACTCGCGCACCATCGCGCTGACGCTCAACGGAGCTTTCGACATGCGGCGCGGAAACAACGGGTTTGGCGCATCCGTTCTGGGCAACTATGGCGAAGCCGCTCCGAGCCCCAACGATCCGATGGTGACCAGCGCCGAAAACGTGCAAGGGCGCATACGGTACGATCGCTACTTTGGCGACAGCGTATCCATCTTTCTCATCGGGACCGGTCGATACGACAGGTTTCAGGGATTGGCCTTTCGCCTCAATCTGGACCCGGGCGTCAAATACATTTTCGTCAAGAGCGCCAAAACCGCGCTTTGGGCCGAAGCTGGTTACGATTTCCAATATGACGTTCGTACCGAGGCAGGGCGGAGGGAGCTCGATGGAGACGGCAATCCTACGGGCGTGCTCCTCGATCCGACTCGTATCGATCATTCGGCTCGCGTATTCGCCGGTTTTCGCCGTGCATTCACCGAAGACGTAACCTTCTCGACGGGACTCGAATACCTGCAATCGTTCATTACGACCGACCTTGGCGATATGAACTCGCGCTTCAACTTCAATGCGGTGCTCGCAGCGAAACTCTTCAAAGGGTTTTCGCTCGGCCTGGGCTTCAATGCGGCGTACGATCGATTGCCCATTCCCGGCCGCGAGCAGCTCGACACGACCACCACGCTGAGCCTCATTTACGGCTGGGCACAAACGGCGGAAAAGCCCAAGAAAGAGGAGCCCAAGTGCCCGCCATGTCCTGAAGCGAAGCCCGGTGCCGCTCCAGCCGATCCGAAGGCTCCCGCAACACCTGCCGCGCCCGAGACGCCCGCAGCGCCGCAAACGCCGGATGCCGCAGGCACCACGACCACCACGCCAGACGCAGCCCCCGCAACGCCGCCAGCAACTCCAGCTCCGAGTGGCGGCGACGCAGCAACTCCGCAGCCGCAGCCCTGA
- a CDS encoding GMC family oxidoreductase, with protein MTVRLETLPVGSGSRLRTDSALPEDRSGPFSAREVAMLTAVAEAAMPPGKLLDGAGRPAAEAVNRWLGGLSAEPVGVIRAALWAFELGTLPTHFCGFSALSLDKRMAVMRQWEGSSQPAKRNLLRAIVTPLKQQHFERPEMFRHVGCQYGLPVVRDEQPRWMAQVTNGREITENQDFECEVVVVGTGAGGAAAAYELASRGRAVLMLEEGDYHRRSSFDGKTSTAYKKLYREQGTTIALGNVNIPVFAGRAVGGTTVINSGTCYRAPERTFAYWRYRHGLPQVFSSEGLSPYYERVEAMLGVAPANSLHLGSIAGIIARGAEHLGLGHQALSRNAPACDGQGICCFGCPTGAKRSTDVSYVPAALNKGAQLITAARVDFVDIVAGRARGVTAAVGDPSLGDKRPRIRVKADAVIVAGGTMMTPLLLEQSRACLSSGMLGKNLSIHPATKVMALFDEPVEQWKGIPQSYTIDHFAEEGLLFEGGSLPFDVSALGVPWTGHRFMEMMEKYPYMATFGFMIQEKSRGSVRRGPNGRPLLLYRLNEEDTRRMQRGVEILCEVYQAAGARRVFPFVAGHDEVSTKEDLARLRASRIHAGDMEMAAFHPLGTCRIGTDPSRSCLGPDHEAHDVESLYVCDGSAIPSSLGVNPQMTIMAMALRAAEIVDARLGS; from the coding sequence ATGACAGTTCGGCTCGAAACCCTACCGGTCGGTTCTGGATCGAGGCTTCGTACGGACTCTGCTTTGCCAGAAGATCGTTCGGGGCCGTTTTCTGCGCGAGAAGTCGCGATGCTCACGGCCGTTGCCGAGGCGGCGATGCCTCCGGGCAAGCTGCTCGATGGGGCAGGGAGGCCGGCTGCCGAGGCGGTCAATCGTTGGCTTGGGGGGTTATCGGCCGAGCCTGTGGGGGTGATTCGGGCGGCGCTGTGGGCGTTCGAATTGGGGACGCTTCCCACGCATTTCTGTGGTTTTTCCGCGCTGTCGCTCGACAAGCGAATGGCGGTGATGCGTCAGTGGGAGGGGTCGTCGCAGCCTGCGAAGCGGAATCTTTTGCGCGCGATCGTGACGCCGCTCAAGCAGCAGCATTTCGAGCGGCCGGAGATGTTTCGGCACGTGGGGTGTCAATATGGTTTGCCCGTGGTGCGGGACGAGCAGCCGCGGTGGATGGCGCAGGTCACGAACGGGCGTGAAATCACCGAAAATCAAGATTTCGAGTGTGAGGTCGTCGTCGTCGGAACGGGCGCGGGAGGGGCTGCGGCGGCGTACGAATTGGCATCGCGCGGACGAGCCGTATTGATGCTGGAGGAGGGGGACTATCACCGGCGTTCGAGCTTCGATGGGAAGACGTCGACTGCATACAAGAAGCTGTACCGGGAGCAGGGAACGACGATTGCGCTCGGCAATGTCAACATTCCTGTTTTTGCGGGACGAGCCGTTGGTGGTACGACGGTCATCAATTCGGGCACGTGTTATCGAGCGCCGGAGCGGACGTTCGCTTATTGGCGTTACCGACATGGTTTGCCGCAGGTGTTTTCGTCCGAGGGGCTATCGCCCTATTACGAGCGTGTCGAAGCGATGCTCGGGGTAGCCCCGGCCAATTCGCTGCATCTTGGATCGATTGCGGGCATCATTGCGCGTGGTGCGGAGCATTTGGGACTTGGGCACCAGGCTTTGTCGCGAAATGCGCCGGCATGCGATGGGCAAGGGATTTGTTGTTTTGGTTGTCCCACGGGGGCAAAACGTTCGACGGACGTGAGTTACGTGCCGGCGGCGCTGAACAAGGGCGCGCAGCTCATCACGGCGGCTCGCGTGGATTTCGTCGATATCGTTGCAGGTCGGGCGCGGGGCGTGACGGCAGCGGTGGGCGATCCGAGCTTGGGCGACAAGCGCCCGCGTATTCGAGTGAAAGCGGATGCGGTCATCGTCGCGGGAGGGACGATGATGACGCCGCTATTGCTCGAGCAAAGCCGCGCTTGTTTGTCATCGGGTATGCTCGGGAAAAATCTATCCATTCATCCGGCGACGAAGGTCATGGCGCTCTTCGACGAACCCGTCGAGCAATGGAAGGGCATTCCGCAATCGTACACGATTGATCATTTTGCCGAGGAAGGGCTATTGTTCGAGGGAGGATCGCTACCATTCGACGTTTCGGCGCTGGGCGTTCCATGGACGGGGCACCGCTTCATGGAGATGATGGAGAAGTATCCATATATGGCGACGTTTGGATTCATGATTCAAGAAAAGAGTCGTGGGTCGGTGCGACGAGGTCCGAACGGACGCCCCCTATTGCTTTATCGATTGAATGAAGAAGACACGCGGCGCATGCAGCGTGGGGTGGAGATTCTTTGCGAAGTGTATCAAGCGGCGGGGGCGCGTCGCGTATTCCCATTCGTCGCGGGGCACGACGAAGTGTCGACGAAAGAGGACTTGGCACGTCTGCGAGCGAGTCGCATCCATGCAGGGGATATGGAAATGGCGGCATTTCACCCGCTGGGGACGTGTCGCATTGGCACCGATCCAAGCCGCTCGTGCCTGGGCCCGGATCACGAAGCGCACGATGTCGAATCGCTTTACGTATGCGATGGGAGCGCGATTCCGTCGTCGCTGGGCGTGAACCCGCAAATGACGATCATGGCGATGGCGCTACGGGCGGCAGAAATTGTGGATGCGCGGCTCGGGTCTTGA
- the bfr gene encoding bacterioferritin — MKGNKDVINALNEVLAAELVAINQYFMHAKMCENWGYLALAAQNRTESIDEMRHAETLVQRILFLEGLPNLQRLDKLTIGQTVPEQLQADLNLEYNAVARLSSGIVLCREKGDSASEELLKTILKAEEMHIDFLETQLGLIKQLGEALYLSRQLSIGAPAA, encoded by the coding sequence ATGAAGGGCAATAAAGACGTCATCAACGCGCTGAACGAAGTACTCGCGGCCGAGCTCGTAGCGATCAACCAGTACTTCATGCACGCCAAGATGTGCGAAAACTGGGGCTATCTGGCACTTGCTGCGCAGAACCGAACCGAATCGATCGACGAGATGCGCCATGCCGAAACGCTCGTGCAACGTATCCTGTTCCTCGAGGGTTTGCCCAACCTACAGCGCCTCGACAAACTCACCATCGGCCAAACCGTTCCCGAACAGCTCCAGGCCGACCTCAACCTCGAATACAACGCGGTCGCTCGCCTCAGCAGCGGCATCGTTCTGTGCCGGGAAAAGGGTGATTCGGCGAGCGAGGAGCTCCTGAAGACCATCCTCAAGGCCGAAGAGATGCACATCGACTTCCTCGAAACGCAGCTCGGGCTCATCAAGCAGCTTGGCGAGGCGCTCTACTTGTCTCGTCAGCTCTCCATTGGTGCGCCGGCAGCCTGA
- the ftsH gene encoding ATP-dependent zinc metalloprotease FtsH, translating to MRSLWIYILLIVGTALLIGSLDGGDERIPYARFREMAEQGVLTEVEIKGDAYIGHTAPTPSMATSQTFRTGRIEGAEAELLATLDEKDVPYTRVADGGLSLPVLALWALPIGALLIFMLSFSRKAPTPNVTHPALNFGKHKARLYVDKGVAVTFRDVAGSYEAKEELTELVEFLKAPERFRRLGGRVPKGVLLVGPPGTGKTLLARAVAGEANVPFFSICGSEFVEMFVGVGAARVRDLFAQAREKPAAIVFIDELDAVGKTRGAAGPIGGNDEREQTLNQLLTEMDGFDSTSGLIIVAATNRPEILDPALTRAGRFDRRVYVDRPDLGERREILEVHAKKVVLGPDVNLDDTAAQTTGLVGADLANVINEAALLAARRHANAIGRVDLDEAIERVLAGLERRGRRLGTRERVVVAYHEAGHAIAAEVLSTQDPVRKVSIVPRGVGALGYTLQQPREDRYIMSRQEIQDRLVVLLGGRVAEQRTFGDVSTGAQDDLVNATDIARRMVREFGMGGDCMGLLSFNPQRATWTDRAHDYSEETARVLDAEVSRLLLDAELRCKALLQEHAEALERIARRLLEVETLSGEQVRSLLHDTPSTVPAEPAKTTA from the coding sequence ATGCGATCGCTCTGGATCTACATCCTGCTCATTGTGGGGACGGCGCTCTTGATCGGCTCGCTCGACGGCGGTGACGAGCGAATTCCCTACGCGCGGTTTCGCGAAATGGCCGAGCAAGGCGTGCTCACCGAGGTTGAAATCAAGGGGGATGCCTACATTGGTCACACGGCACCGACCCCATCGATGGCCACGTCGCAAACGTTTCGCACGGGGCGCATCGAGGGTGCTGAAGCGGAATTGCTCGCAACGCTCGACGAGAAGGACGTTCCCTACACAAGGGTCGCCGACGGGGGTTTGTCGCTGCCCGTCTTGGCCTTGTGGGCGCTTCCCATCGGGGCGCTGCTCATCTTCATGCTGTCTTTCTCGCGAAAAGCCCCCACACCGAACGTCACTCATCCCGCGCTGAACTTCGGCAAACACAAGGCGCGCCTCTACGTGGACAAAGGGGTTGCCGTGACGTTTCGCGACGTTGCAGGCAGCTACGAGGCGAAAGAGGAGCTGACCGAGCTGGTCGAGTTTCTCAAGGCGCCCGAGCGTTTTCGGCGTCTTGGCGGACGCGTGCCGAAGGGTGTGCTGCTCGTGGGACCGCCAGGGACCGGAAAAACCCTGCTCGCCAGGGCCGTTGCAGGGGAAGCGAACGTGCCCTTCTTCAGCATCTGCGGGTCGGAGTTCGTCGAGATGTTCGTGGGCGTCGGTGCCGCTCGCGTGCGTGACCTGTTTGCTCAAGCAAGGGAAAAACCTGCTGCGATCGTGTTCATCGACGAGCTCGATGCGGTAGGAAAAACCCGCGGAGCCGCCGGGCCGATAGGTGGAAACGACGAGCGAGAACAGACGTTGAACCAGCTCCTCACGGAAATGGACGGCTTCGACAGCACGTCGGGTTTGATCATCGTTGCCGCGACAAACCGTCCAGAGATCCTCGATCCGGCCCTCACGCGCGCAGGCCGATTCGATAGGCGCGTCTACGTCGATCGTCCGGATCTAGGCGAACGTCGCGAAATCCTCGAAGTGCATGCGAAAAAAGTGGTGCTGGGGCCCGACGTGAACCTCGATGACACCGCCGCGCAAACGACGGGCCTGGTTGGCGCGGATCTCGCCAACGTGATCAACGAAGCGGCGCTCCTTGCAGCGCGAAGGCATGCGAACGCCATCGGTCGCGTGGACCTCGACGAAGCCATCGAACGGGTGCTCGCAGGGCTCGAACGTCGCGGCCGAAGGCTCGGCACTCGCGAACGCGTGGTCGTTGCGTACCACGAGGCCGGGCACGCCATTGCTGCCGAAGTGCTCTCCACGCAGGACCCCGTGCGCAAGGTTTCGATCGTTCCTCGCGGTGTTGGAGCGCTCGGGTACACCCTTCAGCAGCCGCGCGAAGATCGATACATCATGAGCCGACAGGAAATTCAGGATCGGCTCGTGGTGCTCCTTGGCGGGCGTGTTGCCGAACAACGCACGTTCGGCGACGTCTCGACCGGCGCGCAAGACGACCTGGTGAACGCGACCGACATTGCGCGTCGGATGGTGCGCGAATTTGGCATGGGCGGCGATTGCATGGGACTGCTGTCGTTCAATCCGCAGCGTGCAACGTGGACTGATCGGGCGCATGACTACAGCGAAGAGACCGCTCGCGTGCTCGACGCCGAGGTGAGCCGGCTGCTGCTCGACGCCGAGCTTCGTTGCAAGGCGCTTTTGCAGGAGCACGCCGAAGCGCTCGAGCGGATCGCGCGGCGTTTGCTCGAAGTGGAGACGCTGTCGGGCGAACAAGTGCGGTCGCTGCTCCACGATACGCCGTCTACTGTGCCGGCCGAACCCGCGAAAACAACGGCATAA
- a CDS encoding sigma-70 family RNA polymerase sigma factor yields MNPEALQIYHQSLPLLDQVSKWMTRRLGHAIPIDEVRAHAHDGLVEAVQSFDPARSSPSTYLARKMRWAILDGVRRELRLKRLLSRVTALIASERLSLEDEASPDEPGSTEEEHLEALDGILRKHAAALMIGLSVGGAGSSDEDDTPEEHTARAQQLHAVRSAITKLPDRERQILERHYFEGEEFDAIAQDLGISKSWASRLHAHAIEKLGTMFREVVSVEP; encoded by the coding sequence GTGAATCCCGAGGCGCTGCAGATTTACCACCAGAGCTTGCCGCTTCTCGATCAGGTTTCGAAGTGGATGACGCGACGTTTGGGGCACGCGATTCCGATCGACGAAGTGCGTGCGCATGCGCACGACGGTTTGGTCGAAGCGGTGCAGAGCTTCGATCCGGCGCGTTCTTCACCATCGACGTATTTGGCGCGCAAGATGCGCTGGGCGATCCTCGACGGCGTTCGTCGGGAGCTCCGTTTGAAACGGTTGCTCTCCCGCGTCACGGCGCTCATCGCATCCGAGCGTTTGTCGCTCGAGGACGAGGCTAGCCCGGACGAACCAGGTTCGACCGAGGAAGAGCATCTCGAAGCGCTCGACGGGATCCTGCGCAAGCACGCGGCTGCGTTGATGATTGGCCTATCCGTCGGTGGTGCGGGTTCGAGCGACGAGGACGACACGCCCGAGGAACACACCGCGCGGGCGCAGCAACTCCACGCCGTTCGTTCGGCGATCACCAAGCTTCCGGATCGCGAAAGGCAAATCCTCGAACGGCATTATTTCGAGGGTGAAGAGTTCGACGCGATCGCGCAGGATCTCGGCATCAGCAAGAGCTGGGCGAGTCGCCTGCATGCGCACGCGATCGAGAAGCTCGGGACGATGTTTCGCGAAGTGGTTAGCGTCGAGCCTTGA